The Flaviramulus sp. BrNp1-15 genome has a window encoding:
- a CDS encoding class I SAM-dependent methyltransferase, whose amino-acid sequence MEQVYNLHLWGGKDSDFYSGTGSHDSKIITPYLNAVISFLESHKKSLVVCDLGCGDFNIGKHLTNYTKKYIAIDIVEKLIERNKNVFKYDNLKFHCLDISKDDIPQGDCIILRQVLQHLSNAEIQNILQKINTYKYIILTEHLPLGNFIPNQDIIAGQGIRIKKNSGVNILEAPFNSKVKDQQIIDEHVLENNKGRIVTTLFSMF is encoded by the coding sequence ATGGAACAGGTTTACAACTTGCATCTTTGGGGTGGAAAAGATTCTGATTTTTATTCTGGAACAGGTTCGCACGATTCTAAAATTATAACACCTTATTTAAATGCTGTTATTTCATTTTTAGAATCACATAAGAAGTCTTTAGTGGTTTGCGATTTAGGTTGTGGCGATTTTAATATTGGAAAACACCTAACTAATTACACTAAAAAATACATCGCTATAGATATTGTTGAAAAACTTATTGAGAGAAACAAAAACGTGTTTAAATATGACAACTTAAAATTTCATTGTTTAGATATCTCTAAAGATGATATACCGCAAGGGGATTGCATCATATTGCGCCAAGTATTACAACACTTATCAAACGCTGAAATTCAAAACATTCTTCAAAAAATTAATACCTACAAATACATTATTTTAACCGAACACTTGCCTTTAGGAAACTTTATTCCAAACCAAGATATCATTGCTGGACAAGGGATCCGGATTAAAAAAAATAGCGGCGTTAATATTTTAGAAGCGCCTTTTAATTCTAAGGTAAAAGACCAACAAATTATTGATGAACATGTTTTAGAAAATAATAAAGGTCGCATTGTTACAACACTTTTTTCAATGTTTTAA
- a CDS encoding polysaccharide deacetylase family protein — translation MEKSNTWNGEKSAVVLTYDDALNVHLDNVIPYLDKFNLKGTFYLIGDAQVTSNRLSDWRTSANNGHELGNHSLTHPCNGQGEGREWVQPERDLSKYSVERTVNEIRITNTLLEAIDGKTERTFAYPCGDKKIGNTNYYDLLTNDFVGARGVNSGMQAVKDINLNDVNAYFIDGHSGAYMIDLVKKAIETETLIVFLFHGVGGEHNLDVSLEAHNELIQYLAEHENDIWVAPMVDVAKFIKEKQS, via the coding sequence ATGGAAAAATCTAACACATGGAATGGCGAAAAAAGTGCTGTTGTTTTAACCTACGATGATGCTTTAAATGTACATCTAGACAATGTAATTCCGTATCTGGATAAATTCAATTTAAAAGGCACTTTTTATTTAATTGGAGATGCTCAAGTTACAAGTAACAGACTTTCTGATTGGAGAACTTCTGCCAACAACGGACATGAACTTGGAAACCATAGTTTAACACATCCATGCAATGGACAAGGAGAAGGCAGAGAATGGGTACAACCCGAAAGAGATTTAAGTAAATATTCTGTAGAACGCACAGTAAACGAAATAAGAATTACCAACACACTTTTAGAAGCTATTGACGGAAAAACCGAAAGAACTTTTGCTTACCCTTGTGGTGATAAAAAAATTGGCAATACAAATTACTACGACTTACTTACTAACGATTTTGTTGGTGCAAGAGGTGTTAATTCGGGTATGCAAGCTGTAAAAGACATTAATTTAAATGATGTTAACGCCTATTTTATTGATGGACATTCTGGAGCTTACATGATTGATCTTGTTAAAAAAGCTATAGAAACTGAAACTCTAATAGTGTTTTTATTTCATGGTGTTGGTGGCGAACACAATCTTGATGTCTCGCTGGAAGCCCATAACGAATTAATACAGTATTTAGCAGAACACGAAAATGATATCTGGGTTGCACCTATGGTAGATGTTGCTAAATTTATTAAGGAAAAGCAGTCTTAA